One stretch of Mangifera indica cultivar Alphonso unplaced genomic scaffold, CATAS_Mindica_2.1 Un_0051, whole genome shotgun sequence DNA includes these proteins:
- the LOC123206829 gene encoding uncharacterized protein LOC123206829, with protein sequence MESDDLSFLEISGEDDSLLPLQKILNDNATSFDKTYFTCSPLLIPRSKRSVHPPSPLVSPIAGVTSKENEENLSLSSHSDSVNEGNTSLNKPEVPKLSIEPQQMKRKKKGGGYNLRKSLAWNQAFFTEEGVLDPWELSLISGDIGKSSGPLLPLIDEDRSESLVAESEDLTALEENLYKELPASTIKEDRKCGSTSLPKKGASTGVNCIVASTSAAKQKVLSAQDVNRCGSKRSGCPRPAASSTVKRPATVNKTKAATKELNMPKIPVRKQDPSVHTATVKTNIEGVSNIKQNQNVQQVSFQRNIGLRCSSNNSKTARSNARSGLQPSKSVVVKSSVQQAKRNVASAARKTQSSNNSQHSFVTKANDASEINPGPALPASGNLSYNHESNEIATSFPPKFPSTGGSMQHSQVQTAKPSGLRMPSPSLGFFNQSKVSSSHNILQRSNKACNVPESNIPNLRKFDAFNVIREKPIPAPGKMPDIVSGLTSSANKGVPGSVTESNRHSDSLEKTESNLPGNATQKVELNAPSNFNSFDTVNNEQSFHIYNDTNQKSLKTGEQRTYEKNSPAVDSELQCSDDRLLLRSAQSDQFMKDDAKERVASICPMNIEMTEPKLENAHITSQLDLAVQVQGVFETTDFIDSKCEENKVCHVSIKDHRSSSQSQSGDVHGAVSESQSGKANVYSIEGLSKQHDDLLSCANEENMKQADETMPSTSQVEQIKSESPSPWTNNGTFSRESRSLEFQKCTGTEIANSSTECIAATDNFCKKSQLQSANVSLSAGRGKVVLGSSAFDNMVVDENETIIDADGIELNSSPALCSKQLTWPDSGCDMAVEDPCEDNIKSCFIDTEFRPDIKHHGQTPSGISEMLDKYQEADVFTNGSIEVPDVHSDSGYYSGCEMGNFQCITSQPSTSEEVMGSSEVNDTLPAMQVEGYSMTDEINKHKHVEDKHLNLPLNSNCSDSELRPGDEISYCQQYMSPVQNNQLNYKHVVNNLSIEGKQISEAYDKLLFEDYKPFAEFRESNASKVADVSLYAKSCFDREVEISALFQHVYAKQTNEELAGVGDTIKNTSSGHTEHNESDPVAAQVSLDDHGLSLDDKVIVNNCSSEELQEMNVLGSIVDVVLEHTDACENELSSVVCTQAPPAAKNDGVDEDQKVEYPSEENRVLGSAEIEPLVKNPECYTDTKFWNNEELSSPTWSLTCGVSLKMNEVQNSGTENTCESKAFCSQNKESKFSANTYQRVSIVENIFHILKHDSLPEEASISQNSDSSVDELQHELEDVKYATDNARKMSLTGSISEDVNANTVKITVFPEEVTICENNDDSGGEMQHESEDATMSLTGNDLQEVHVNSMASDNLPEEDETIITQKDGSPNNETQHALDDAIHAIKDKDTAELLKKSGIDRKQDTSMIKPPPHAVPFSDEWLAAFEAAGEEILTLKSGAVQHSPQDKTQPEPGPWSPVKRKNNQGIGPFDCTKFTNIPPPS encoded by the exons ATGGAATCGGATGACTTGTCGTTTCTAGAGATCTCCGGAGAAGATGATTCGCTGTTGCCGCTGCAAAAGATCCTTAATGACAACGCGACAAGTTTCGATAAGACCTATTTCACTTGTTCGCCTCTGCTAATCCCCAGATCTAAGCGTTCCGTTCATCCCCCCTCGCCTCTTGTTTCTCCAATTG CAGGAGTGACGAGCAAGGAGAATGAAGAAAATCTAAGTTTATCATCACATAGTGATAGTGTTAATGAAGGGAATACAAGCTTAAACAAACCGGAAGTGCCAAAACTCAGTATAGAGCCCCAGCaaatgaagaggaagaagaagggtGGAGGGTACAATTTGCGCAAAAGCTTAGCATGGAACCAAGCTTTCTTTACTGAAGAAG GTGTTTTGGATCCTTGGGAGTTGTCTTTAATTAGTGGTGACATTGGTAAGTCTAGTGGGCCGCTGTTGCCACTTATTGATGAAGATCGGAGCGAATCATTGGTGGCTGAATCAGAAGATCTGACAGCTCTTGAAGAAAATTTGTATAAGGAGTTGCCAGCAAGTACTATAAAGGAGGATAGAAAGTGTGGCAGTACATCATTGCCAAAGAAGGGTGCATCCACTGGAGTTAATTGTATTGTAGCATCAACTTCAGCG GCTAAGCAAAAGGTGCTTTCAGCTCAAGATGTTAATAGATGTGGATCTAAACGCAGTGGTTGCCCAAGACCTGCGGCTTCATCTAC TGTGAAAAGGCCTGCGACTGTCAACAAAACTAAAGCAGCAACTAAAGAATTAAACATGCCAAAGATACCAGTCCGAAAACAAGATCCCTCTGTTCATACTGCAACTGTTAAAACCAATATTGAGGGAGTCAGCAACATAAAGCAGAATCAGAATGTTCAACAAG TCAGTTTTCAAAGAAACATTGGACTAAGGTGTTCCTCAAACAATTCTAAAACTGCCCGAAGTAATGCCAGATCTGGTTTGCAACCCAGCAAATCGGTAGTTGTGAAATCTTCTGTTCAACAGGCTAAAAGAAATGTG GCCAGCGCAGCACGGAAAACCCAGTCGTCAAACAATTCACAGCATTCTTTTGTCACCAAAGCTAATGATGCCTCAGAGATCAACCCAGGTCCAGCTCTTCCAGCTTCTGGGAATTTATCATACAACCATGAGAGTAATGAAATTGCGACTTCTTTTCCACCAAAGTTTCCCAGTACTGGTGGAAGCATGCAACATTCACAAGTACAAACTGCAAAGCCATCAGGTTTGCGGATGCCATCACCATCATTGGGATTTTTTAATCAG tcaaaagtttcttcttCACATAACATATTACAGAGAAGTAATAAAGCTTGCAATGTTCCCGAATCAAACATTCCTAATTTGAGGAAATTTGATGCCTTCAATGTTATCCGTGAGAAGCCCATTCCTGCCCCTGGGAAGATGCCTGACATTGTAAGTGGTCTGACATCAAGTGCAAATAAGGGAGTCCCAGGTTCAGTTACAGAATCTAATCGTCATTCTGATTCACTTGAAAAGACAGAATCCAACTTGCCTGGAAATGCTACTCAAAAGGTGGAACTTAATGCGCCATCTAACTTTAACAGTTTTGACACTGTAAATAATGAGCAAAGTTTTCATATATACAATGACACTAACCAGAAATCTCTGAAAACGGGGGAACAAAGAACATATGAGAAGAATTCTCCTGCAGTGGATAGTGAACTACAGTGTAGCGATGATAGATTGCTCTTACGAAGTGCACAATCTGATCAATTCATGAAAGATGATGCCAAAGAGAGAGTAGCTAGTATTTGCCCAATGAATATAGAAATGACTGAGCCCAAATTGGAGAATGCTCATATTACGTCCCAACTTGACCTGGCAGTGCAAGTTCAAGGTGTTTTTGAGACAACGGATTTTATTGACAGCAAATGTGAGGAGAACAAAGTATGTCATGTGTCAATTAAGGATCACAGGTCCTCTTCACAGTCACAATCTGGAGACGTCCATGGTGCTGTTTCAGAGTCACAATCTGGAAAAGCCAATGTTTATAGTATTGAGGGTCTTTCAAAACAGCATGATGATTTGTTAAGCTGTGCAAATGAAGAAAACATGAAACAAGCAGATGAGACAATGCCTTCCACCAGTCAGGTAGAACAGATTAAAAGTGAAAGTCCAAGTCCATGGACAAACAATGGCACATTTTCACGGGAGAGTAGATCCTTAGAGTTTCAGAAGTGCACTGGTACGGAGATTGCTAATTCCAGTACAGAATGCATTGCTGCAACTGATAACTTCTGTAAAAAATCACAGTTGCAGTCTGCCAATGTCAGTCTATCAGCTGGAAGGGGAAAAGTTGTTTTGGGCTCTTCAGCCTTTGATAATATGGTTGttgatgaaaatgaaaccaTAATTGATGCTGATGGAATTGAATTGAATAGTTCCCCTGCTCTTTGTTCAAAACAACTGACATGGCCTGACAGTGGCTGTGATATGGCGGTAGAGGACCCATGTGAAGACAATATCAAGTCATGTTTTATTGATACAGAATTCAGGCCTGATATCAAACATCATGGTCAAACTCCTTCTGGCATATCAGAAATGTTGGATAAATATCAAGAAGCAGATGTTTTTACTAATGGCAGCATTGAAGTCCCTGATGTTCATTCAGACAGTGGATATTACAGTGGTTGTGAAATGGGAAATTTTCAGTGTATAACATCCCAGCCCAGCACTTCAGAGGAAGTTATGGGTAGTTCAGAGGTAAATGATACACTTCCTGCTATGCAAGTTGAGGGTTATTCCATGACagatgaaataaataaacacaaacATGTAGAAGACAAACACTTGAATTTGCCACTAAACAGTAATTGTTCTGACTCTGAATTACGGCCTGGAGATGAAATTAGTTATTGTCAGCAATATATGTCACCAGTGCAAAATAATCAGCTGAATTACAAGCATGTTGTCAACAATCTGTCCATAGAGGGGAAGCAGATTTCAGAGGCATATGACAAACTTTTATTTGAGGACTACAAGCCTTTTGCAGAATTCAGAGAATCCAATGCTAGTAAAGTTGCAGATGTGAGTCTGTACGCCAAAAGTTGTTTTGATAGAGAAGTGGAAATTTCTGCTCTTTTTCAACATGTATATGCAAAGCAAACAAATGAAGAACTTGCTGGAGTTGGTGATACAATTAAGAATACATCTAGTGGGCACACTGAACATAATGAGTCTGACCCTGTGGCTGCACAAGTTTCTTTGGATGACCATGGATTGAGTTTGGATGACAAGGTGATTGTAAACAACTGTTCTTCTGAAGAGTTGCAGGAGATGAATGTGCTTGGAAGCATAGTGGATGTTGTTTTAGAGCAcactgatgcttgtgaaaatgAATTAAGTTCTGTTGTCTGTACTCAGGCACCCCCTGCAGCTAAGAATGATGGTGTTGATGAGGACCAGAAGGTGGAGTACCCGTCTGAGGAGAATAGAGTGTTAGGTTCTGCTGAGATTGAACCATTGGTCAAAAATCCTGAGTGTTATACTGATACAAAGTTCTGGAATAATGAAGAACTTAGTTCTCCTACCTGGTCATTGACTTGTGGTGTCTCTTTGAAAATGAATGAAGTTCAAAATTCAGGAACAGAAAATACTTGCGAATCTAAAGCATTTTGTTCACAGAACAAAGAATCTAAGTTTTCAGCTAATACATATCAGAGGGTATCAattgtagaaaatatatttcacaTATTGAAGCATGATTCTTTGCCAGAGGAAGCCAGTATATCGCAAAACAGTGACAGTTCTGTAGATGAACTGCAGCATGAGCTAGAAGATGTCAAGTATGCCACAGACAATGCAAGAAAAATGTCATTAACAGGAAGCATCTCTGAGGACGTAAATGCTAATACAGTGAAGATCACTGTTTTTCCAGAAGAAGTTACTATTTGTGAAAATAATGACGATTCTGGTGGTGAAATGCAGCATGAGTCAGAAGATGCAACAATGTCATTAACTGGAAATGACTTGCAGGAAGTACATGTTAATTCAATGGCAAGTGACAATTTGCCTGAGGAAGATGAAACTATTATCACTCAAAAGGATGGCAGTCCTAACAATGAAACGCAGCATGCTTTAGATGATGCCATACATGCCATAAAAGATAAGGATACAGCAGAACTTCT TAAGAAATCTGGGATTGACAGGAAGCAAGATACTTCAATGATAAAACCTCCACCACATGCTGTTCCGTTTTCCGATGAGTGGTTAGCTGCATTTGAAGCTGCTGGAGAG GAAATTCTAACCTTGAAAAGTGGTGCTGTACAGCATTCACCCCAAGACAAGACTCAACCTGAACCTGGTCCATGGTCCCCG GTGAAGCGGAAGAACAATCAAGGCATTGGGCCATTTGACTGTACAAAATTTACCAACATACCTCCTCCTTCCTAA
- the LOC123206830 gene encoding uncharacterized protein LOC123206830 encodes MASTTGTPGTLRQLKIYHNIYRIAYDRLLFGVDLPPKIGCKYLAFWHWLECMGYYNFVNNSLHLPPWLFLELLRETETCIEFLNRESFSLVDERWLPLSCCVGGRTLTLGVVYENKFHAKRYMKDFKRNLFKRILDDISPRTSSAVSNGEIVPVQDNQQANHGSQGYLNVVDNKTLFATFSKGHPITYQELEEFFTRKYGECIENINIGELFARVVVTSPEYVERILGETDILQSNIQGKDVRIRRFIPGGPPPTPI; translated from the exons ATGGCTTCTACCACTGGAACGCCTGGCACTCTCCGACAACTCAAGATTTATCACAATATTTACCGCATAGCCTATGATCGTTTACTGTTCGGCGTGGATTTGCCGCCTAAAATCGGCTGCAAATATTTGGCCTTCTGGCATTGGCTCGAATGTATGGGCTACTATAATTTTGTCAACAATTCACTGCACTTACCTCCTTGGTTGTTTCTTGAATTATTACGCGAGACTGAAACGTGTatagaatttttaaatagaGAGTCTTTTTCTCTTGTTGATGAGAGATGGCTTCCGCTAAGCTGTTGTGTCGGTGGGAGGACTCTCACTTTGGGAGTTGTTTATGAGAACAAATTTCATGCTAAAAGATACATGAAGGACTTTAAACGGAATTTATTCAAGCGGATTTTAGATGACATTAGTCCAAGAACAAGCTCGGCTGTCTCTAATGGCGAAATTGTTCCAGTGCAAGATAATCAACAAGCTAATCATGGCAGCCAAGGTTATCTGAATGTTGTTGATAATAAAACCCTGTTCGCAACTTTCTCAAAGGGCCATCCCATTACATATCAAGAACTTGAAGAGTTCTTCACCAG GAAATATGGAGAGTGTATTGAGAATATAAATATCGGCGAATTGTTTGCTCGCGTGGTGGTAACTTCCCCAGAATATGTTGAGAGGATTCTTGGAGAGACAGATATATTGCAGTCCAATATCCAAGGAAAAGATGTAAGAATAAGACGCTTTATCCCAGGAGGCCCACCACCAACGCCAAtctaa
- the LOC123206851 gene encoding V-type proton ATPase subunit a1-like isoform X2: protein MSRKLRFLKEQINKAGLLSSVHPVSGPDIELEELEMQLAEHEHELIEMNSNSEKLRQTYNELLEFKMVLQKAGGFLVSSNGHAVTEELELTESVYSSSGYTETASLLEQEINPGPSNQSGLRFISGIICKSKIQRFERMLFRATRGNMLFNQAPADEECVDHLTTETVEKTIFVVFFSGERARMKILKICEAFGANCYPVPEDITKQRQIIREVLSRLSELEATLAAGILHRNKALTSIGFHLTKWMNMVRREKAVYDTLNMLNFDVTKQCLVGEGWCPIFAKDQIQEVLRRATFDSSSQVGIIFHAMDVLESPPTHFRTNHFTNAFQEIVDAYGVARYQEANPAIYTVITFPFLFAVMFGDWGHGICLLLGALVLIARERRLKTQKLGSFMEMLFGGRYVLLLMSLFSIYCGLIYNEFFSVPFYIFGGSAYKCRDKTCSDAHLAGLVKYRDPYPFGVDPKWRGSRSELPFLNSLKMKMSILLGVAQMNLGIILSYFNARFFGSSLDIRYQFVPQMIFLNSLFGYLSLLIVIKWCTGSQADLYHVMIYMFLSPTDNLGENQLFWGQRPLQIVLLLLALIAVPWMLFPKPFILRKQHLERFQGRTYGILGTSEMDLEVEPGSARHHEEFNFSEIFVHQMIHSIEFVLGAVSNTASYLRLWALSLAHSELSTVFYEKVLLLAWGYDNLVVRLIGLAVFAFATAFILLMMETLSAFLHALRLHWVEFQNKFYHGDGYKFRPFSFASIKDDED, encoded by the exons ATGTCAAGAAAGCTGCGATTTTTAAAGGAACAAATCAATAAAGCTGGTCTTCTATCTTCTGTCCATCCTGTTTCAGGACCTGATATTGAGTTGGAGGAATTAGAG ATGCAACTAGCTGAGCACGAACATGAGCTAATTGAAATGAACTCTAATAGTGAGAAACTTCGACAAACGTATAATGAGCTCCTTGAGTTCAAAATGGTCTTGCAAAAG GCTGGTGGCTTTCTTGTATCAAGCAATGGTCATGCCGTTACCGAGGAACTGGAATTAACTGAGAGTGTGTACTCAAGCAGTGGTTATACTGAGACAGCTTCATTACTTGAACAG GAGATAAATCCTGGGCCATCAAACCAGTCTGGTCTAAGATTTATCAGTGGGATTATTTGCAAGTcaaaaattcaaagatttgaGAGAATGTTGTTTCGTGCTACAAGGGGCAATATGCTTTTCAATCAGGCACCAGCTGATGAAGAGTGTGTGGATCATCTAACCACTGAAAcg GTTGAGAAGACCATATTCGTAGTATTTTTCTCCGGGGAGCGAGCAAGAatgaagattttaaaaatttgtgaaGCTTTTGGGGCAAATTGTTATCCTGTACCTGAAGACATAACTAAACAGAGGCAAATAATTAGAGAA GTTTTATCTCGTCTTTCTGAGCTTGAAGCCACGCTGGCAGCAGGCATACTCCACCGAAATAAAGCCCTCACTTCCATTGGATTCCATCTTACAAAATGGATGAATATG GTAAGAAGGGAAAAGGCTGTATATGATACACTGAATATGCTGAATTTTGACGTTACAAAACAATGTCTTGTGGGAGAAGGCTGGTGCCCTATATTTGCGAAAGATCAG ATTCAGGAGGTGCTCCGACGTGCAACTTTTGATAGCAGTTCTCAAGTTGGCATAATATTTCATGCTATGGATGTTTTGGAATCACCTCCAACACATTTTAGAACAAACCATTTCACAAATGCATTTCAAGAAATTGTTGATGCTTATGG TGTTGCTAGATATCAAGAAGCAAATCCTGCAATATACACTGTCATtacatttccttttctttttgcgGTGATGTTTGGGGATTGGGGTCATGGAATATGCTTATTGTTGGGAGCATTAGTTCTTATAGCTCGGGAAAGGAGGCTTAAGACTCAG AAACTTGGAAGCTTTATGGAAATGCTATTTGGTGGGCGCTATGTACTCCTTTTGATGTCTCTTTTCTCGATTTACTGTGGGCTGATTTACAACGAATTCTTCTCTGTTCCTTTTTACATATTTGGTGGATCTGCTTACAAATGCCGAGATAAAACTTGCAG TGATGCACACTTAGCTGGCTTAGTTAAATATCGAGATCCATATCCATTTGGCGTTGATCCAAAATGGCGTGGAAGTCGATCAGAGCTTCCTTTCCtaaattctcttaaaatgaAGATGTCTATTTTGTTGGGTGTGGCCCAGATGAACCTAGGTATTATATTGAGTTACTTCAATGCACGCTTTTTTGGAAGTTCACTGGATATAAG GTATCAATTTGTGCCACAGATGATCTTTCTTAACAGTCTCTTTGGGTATCTTTCACTTCTTATTGTTATCAAGTGGTGCACTGGTTCTCAGGCAGACCTTTATCATGTAATGATATACATGTTTTTGAGTCCCACAGACAACCTTGGTGAGAATCAATTGTTTTGGGGCCAGAGACCACTTCAG ATAGTATTGTTGCTTTTGGCTTTAATTGCAGTTCCATGGATGCTCTTTCCAAAACCTTTTATTTTAAGAAAGCAACATTTGGAG AGATTTCAAGGCCGCACCTATGGGATACTTGGCACCTCTGAGATGGATCTTGAGGTTGAACCTGGTTCTGCACGACATCATGAGGAATTCAATTTTAGTGAAATATTTGTGCACCAAATGATACATTCCATTGAGTTTGTTCTTGGTGCAGTCTCAAACACAGCATCATACCTTCGACTGTGGGCTTTAAG CTTGGCACACTCTGAACTATCTACTGTCTTCTATGAGAAAGTCCTCCTCCTTGCCTGGGG GTATGACAACCTTGTTGTCCGGTTAATAGGTCTGGCAGTTTTTGCCTTTGCCACTGCTTTCATATTGCTCATGATGGAGACTCTCAGTGCTTTTTTACATGCGCTGCGTCTTCACTGGGTGGAATTTCAGAACAAGTTCTACCATGGGGATGGCTATAAGTTCAGACCCTTCTCTTTTGCTTCAATAAAAGACGATGAGGATTAG
- the LOC123206851 gene encoding V-type proton ATPase subunit a1-like isoform X1 encodes MERFIDNLRPMDLMRSEKMTFVQLIIPVESAHRAVSYIGELGLLQFRDLNADKSPFQRIFVNQVKRCGEMSRKLRFLKEQINKAGLLSSVHPVSGPDIELEELEMQLAEHEHELIEMNSNSEKLRQTYNELLEFKMVLQKAGGFLVSSNGHAVTEELELTESVYSSSGYTETASLLEQEINPGPSNQSGLRFISGIICKSKIQRFERMLFRATRGNMLFNQAPADEECVDHLTTETVEKTIFVVFFSGERARMKILKICEAFGANCYPVPEDITKQRQIIREVLSRLSELEATLAAGILHRNKALTSIGFHLTKWMNMVRREKAVYDTLNMLNFDVTKQCLVGEGWCPIFAKDQIQEVLRRATFDSSSQVGIIFHAMDVLESPPTHFRTNHFTNAFQEIVDAYGVARYQEANPAIYTVITFPFLFAVMFGDWGHGICLLLGALVLIARERRLKTQKLGSFMEMLFGGRYVLLLMSLFSIYCGLIYNEFFSVPFYIFGGSAYKCRDKTCSDAHLAGLVKYRDPYPFGVDPKWRGSRSELPFLNSLKMKMSILLGVAQMNLGIILSYFNARFFGSSLDIRYQFVPQMIFLNSLFGYLSLLIVIKWCTGSQADLYHVMIYMFLSPTDNLGENQLFWGQRPLQIVLLLLALIAVPWMLFPKPFILRKQHLERFQGRTYGILGTSEMDLEVEPGSARHHEEFNFSEIFVHQMIHSIEFVLGAVSNTASYLRLWALSLAHSELSTVFYEKVLLLAWGYDNLVVRLIGLAVFAFATAFILLMMETLSAFLHALRLHWVEFQNKFYHGDGYKFRPFSFASIKDDED; translated from the exons ATGGAGCGGTTCATTGACAATTTGCGGCCTATGGATTTGATGCGGTCGGAGAAGATGACCTTTGTACAGCTCATCATTCCAGTTGAGTCTGCTCATCGAGCCGTCTCGTATATCGGCGAACTCGGTCTCTTGCAGTTTCGTGAC TTAAATGCTGATAAAAGCCCTTTCCAGCGAATATTTGTTAATCAG gtAAAGCGATGTGGAGAGATGTCAAGAAAGCTGCGATTTTTAAAGGAACAAATCAATAAAGCTGGTCTTCTATCTTCTGTCCATCCTGTTTCAGGACCTGATATTGAGTTGGAGGAATTAGAG ATGCAACTAGCTGAGCACGAACATGAGCTAATTGAAATGAACTCTAATAGTGAGAAACTTCGACAAACGTATAATGAGCTCCTTGAGTTCAAAATGGTCTTGCAAAAG GCTGGTGGCTTTCTTGTATCAAGCAATGGTCATGCCGTTACCGAGGAACTGGAATTAACTGAGAGTGTGTACTCAAGCAGTGGTTATACTGAGACAGCTTCATTACTTGAACAG GAGATAAATCCTGGGCCATCAAACCAGTCTGGTCTAAGATTTATCAGTGGGATTATTTGCAAGTcaaaaattcaaagatttgaGAGAATGTTGTTTCGTGCTACAAGGGGCAATATGCTTTTCAATCAGGCACCAGCTGATGAAGAGTGTGTGGATCATCTAACCACTGAAAcg GTTGAGAAGACCATATTCGTAGTATTTTTCTCCGGGGAGCGAGCAAGAatgaagattttaaaaatttgtgaaGCTTTTGGGGCAAATTGTTATCCTGTACCTGAAGACATAACTAAACAGAGGCAAATAATTAGAGAA GTTTTATCTCGTCTTTCTGAGCTTGAAGCCACGCTGGCAGCAGGCATACTCCACCGAAATAAAGCCCTCACTTCCATTGGATTCCATCTTACAAAATGGATGAATATG GTAAGAAGGGAAAAGGCTGTATATGATACACTGAATATGCTGAATTTTGACGTTACAAAACAATGTCTTGTGGGAGAAGGCTGGTGCCCTATATTTGCGAAAGATCAG ATTCAGGAGGTGCTCCGACGTGCAACTTTTGATAGCAGTTCTCAAGTTGGCATAATATTTCATGCTATGGATGTTTTGGAATCACCTCCAACACATTTTAGAACAAACCATTTCACAAATGCATTTCAAGAAATTGTTGATGCTTATGG TGTTGCTAGATATCAAGAAGCAAATCCTGCAATATACACTGTCATtacatttccttttctttttgcgGTGATGTTTGGGGATTGGGGTCATGGAATATGCTTATTGTTGGGAGCATTAGTTCTTATAGCTCGGGAAAGGAGGCTTAAGACTCAG AAACTTGGAAGCTTTATGGAAATGCTATTTGGTGGGCGCTATGTACTCCTTTTGATGTCTCTTTTCTCGATTTACTGTGGGCTGATTTACAACGAATTCTTCTCTGTTCCTTTTTACATATTTGGTGGATCTGCTTACAAATGCCGAGATAAAACTTGCAG TGATGCACACTTAGCTGGCTTAGTTAAATATCGAGATCCATATCCATTTGGCGTTGATCCAAAATGGCGTGGAAGTCGATCAGAGCTTCCTTTCCtaaattctcttaaaatgaAGATGTCTATTTTGTTGGGTGTGGCCCAGATGAACCTAGGTATTATATTGAGTTACTTCAATGCACGCTTTTTTGGAAGTTCACTGGATATAAG GTATCAATTTGTGCCACAGATGATCTTTCTTAACAGTCTCTTTGGGTATCTTTCACTTCTTATTGTTATCAAGTGGTGCACTGGTTCTCAGGCAGACCTTTATCATGTAATGATATACATGTTTTTGAGTCCCACAGACAACCTTGGTGAGAATCAATTGTTTTGGGGCCAGAGACCACTTCAG ATAGTATTGTTGCTTTTGGCTTTAATTGCAGTTCCATGGATGCTCTTTCCAAAACCTTTTATTTTAAGAAAGCAACATTTGGAG AGATTTCAAGGCCGCACCTATGGGATACTTGGCACCTCTGAGATGGATCTTGAGGTTGAACCTGGTTCTGCACGACATCATGAGGAATTCAATTTTAGTGAAATATTTGTGCACCAAATGATACATTCCATTGAGTTTGTTCTTGGTGCAGTCTCAAACACAGCATCATACCTTCGACTGTGGGCTTTAAG CTTGGCACACTCTGAACTATCTACTGTCTTCTATGAGAAAGTCCTCCTCCTTGCCTGGGG GTATGACAACCTTGTTGTCCGGTTAATAGGTCTGGCAGTTTTTGCCTTTGCCACTGCTTTCATATTGCTCATGATGGAGACTCTCAGTGCTTTTTTACATGCGCTGCGTCTTCACTGGGTGGAATTTCAGAACAAGTTCTACCATGGGGATGGCTATAAGTTCAGACCCTTCTCTTTTGCTTCAATAAAAGACGATGAGGATTAG
- the LOC123206824 gene encoding L-ascorbate peroxidase, cytosolic-like encodes MTKCYPTVSAEYQKAVEKCKRKLRGFIADKKCAPLMLRIAWHSAGTFDVKTKTGGPFGTMKHPAELAHGANNGLDIAVRLLEPIKEQFPILSYGDFYQLAGVVAVEVTGGPEIPFHPGRQDKPEPPPEGRLPDATKGSDHLREVFGTMGLSDQDIVALSGGHTLGRCHKERSGFEGAWTTNPLIFDNSYFKLLLEGERDDLLQLPSDKALLTDPVFRPLVDKYAADEDAFFADYAEAHLKLSELGFAEA; translated from the exons ATGACCAAGTGTTACCCGACTGTTAGCGCTGAATACCAAAAGGCCGTTGAGAAATGCAAGAGGAAGCTCAGAGGTTTCATTGCCGATAAGAAGTGTGCTCCTCTCATGCTCCGTATCGC ATGGCACTCAGCCGGTACTTTTGATGTGAAGACAAAGACTGGCGGTCCATTCGGGACTATGAAGCATCCTGCTGAGTTGGCTCACGGCGCAAACAATGGTCTCGATATTGCCGTTAGGCTTTTGGAGCCTATCAAGGAGCAGTTCCCTATCCTCAGCTATGGTGACTTCTATCAG TTGGCCGGTGTTGTTGCTGTTGAAGTCACTGGTGGGCCTGAAATCCCCTTCCACCCTGGAAGACAG GACAAGCCTGAGCCACCTCCGGAAGGACGTCTTCCTGATGCCACCAAGG GCTCTGATCACTTGAGGGAGGTCTTTGGCACCATGGGCCTCTCTGACCAGGACATTGTTGCTCTCTCTGGTGGTCACACCCTG GGTCGGTGTCACAAGGAGAGGTCTGGATTTGAGGGAGCTTGGACTACTAACCCTCTCATCTTTGACAACTCTTACTTCAA GTTACTCTTGGAAGGAGAAAGGGATGACCTTCTGCAATTGCCTTCTGACAAGGCCCTTCTGACTGATCCTGTTTTCCGTCCATTGGTCGATAAATATGCGGCG GATGAGGATGCATTCTTTGCTGATTACGCTGAAGCCCATCTCAAGCTCTCTGAACTCGG ATTTGCGGAGGCATAA